A region from the Parcubacteria group bacterium genome encodes:
- a CDS encoding S66 peptidase family protein: protein MLPQKLNPGDTVVIVSPSWGGPSVFPHVYENGLKILTEWGLKIKEYPTARADAGYLRKNPEVRAKDINNAFSDPEVKAIFTSIGGDDSVRILPYLNKETIKNNPKILMGFSDTTTLHAFCNQLGLVTFYGPSIMAGFSQMKNLPESFECHVREMLFESKDDYEYIPYGEYAEGYFGWSDKNIVGKTKELKKENDGWKFLQGSGIIRGELFGGCIEVLEMMKGTEFWPQPEFWNGKILVLETSEDKPTYSQVGWMLLNYGMQGIFDRIGGIVIGRARDYSAEEKLELEKKIISVVRDEFGRADLSIIANMDFGHTDPQFVLPLGAKAEIDCDNKKFKIVEPCLK from the coding sequence ATGTTACCACAAAAACTAAATCCAGGCGACACCGTCGTAATTGTTTCTCCGTCTTGGGGTGGGCCAAGTGTTTTTCCGCATGTCTATGAAAATGGACTTAAAATTTTAACAGAGTGGGGACTGAAAATTAAAGAATATCCGACAGCGAGGGCTGATGCGGGATATCTTCGGAAAAATCCAGAGGTTCGTGCAAAAGATATTAACAACGCTTTTTCTGATCCGGAAGTAAAAGCTATTTTTACCTCAATTGGCGGTGATGATTCGGTTAGAATTTTGCCTTATCTCAATAAAGAAACTATCAAAAATAATCCCAAAATACTCATGGGTTTCTCTGATACGACAACGCTTCATGCATTTTGTAATCAATTGGGGTTGGTCACTTTCTATGGACCATCAATTATGGCGGGGTTTTCTCAGATGAAAAATTTACCGGAAAGTTTTGAATGCCATGTCAGGGAGATGTTATTTGAATCGAAAGATGATTATGAGTATATTCCCTATGGAGAATATGCCGAAGGCTATTTTGGCTGGTCAGATAAGAATATTGTCGGTAAAACTAAGGAGCTTAAGAAAGAAAATGATGGCTGGAAATTCCTGCAAGGCTCAGGCATTATTCGGGGAGAATTGTTTGGTGGTTGCATCGAAGTTTTGGAAATGATGAAGGGAACGGAATTTTGGCCACAGCCAGAATTTTGGAATGGCAAAATTTTAGTATTAGAAACATCTGAAGATAAACCGACATATTCTCAGGTTGGTTGGATGCTTTTAAATTATGGCATGCAAGGTATATTTGATCGAATCGGTGGTATTGTTATAGGAAGAGCACGAGATTATTCTGCGGAAGAAAAATTAGAGTTGGAGAAAAAAATTATTTCAGTTGTCAGAGATGAATTTGGTCGAGCAGACCTATCAATTATTGCTAATATGGATTTTGGCCATACTGATCCGCAATTTGTTTTACCATTGGGAGCAAAAGCGGAAATCGATTGTGATAATAAGAAGTTTAAAATAGTCGAACCTTGCTTGAAGTAG